Genomic segment of Drosophila ananassae strain 14024-0371.13 chromosome 2L, ASM1763931v2, whole genome shotgun sequence:
GAATCTGAAGCAACTAGACCCCTTAAAGGTGGAAACAATGACCATAAGCCAAGGAGAAGACAAAAGTCCAGTGGCCATCAACTTGAAGTTTACGAATAACTTATTGTATGGCATCAAAGGTTTAAGGTTCACCAAGGTTAAGTGAGTAATGCATCGCGATCTGAAAAGAATAAGCTTACCACAATTTATTTAAGGGGCTTTGACAAGGATCTTACCGCAGTGCATGAAATCAAGGGCGTCACCAAAGTGTTCTCCATGGTAGGTCCTTACACGATCAATGGCAAAGTGTTGATCCTGCCCATAAGCGGAACTGGGCAAAGCAACATAACGCTGGGTAAGTCACGGGGCTGATTTGCAATATGAACAGCGGAATGAAATACCCATACACTTGTCTAGCCAACATGAAAGCGATCATCAGATTCTCCGGCAAAGCGGTGGAGAAAAACGGAGACACTTACCTGGATGTCGATGATCTAAAACTTTCCATCAAGCCGGAAACGATACACTTCCACTTTGGAAATCTCTTCAATGGAGACAAGGCCCTGGGGGACAACATGAACGTGTTTTTGAACGAAAATTCGGAAGCCATCTACAAGGAAACAGCTCCTGCCGTTGAAAAAGCATTTGGGAACAAATTCATGGAAATTGTAAAGGACGTATTTTCCGCGCATCCCTATGCCAAGTTGTTTGCCCAGGAGTAGTAATCAAATTGGATTCAAAATCatagtaagatttaaattaCACTTCTATTAATCTGAAGCTTGTGATTGTTACCTATTATCGGCCAGAAACTTGTTGAAAGTTTTCTATGTGATCAACTTTGATGGAGCTCTTAATGGGGTCCAATTATATTAATAGAACCGGAAAAATGGATACAAATTTTAGTCGATAATTGCTACTCTAATTCCCTACAGTGtagttaattttaatttaatcaaGATCAGTGACTaacacttaaaaaataaaccgtGAAAAAATGTTCCAAACAAAACTGTTGTTCTCAACTTCGACTAAAAACAATGTAGCTTGTAACAAGGACTCTGCATTGGAAGTTTTTGATGAGGAAATATGGCAGGGCCTTTAGCTTAACCCCATtataacagaaaaaaatatatactcaATGCCAAGTTCTCAGCAATTAATTAAACACGTTTGAAATGTGTCAGAGGCGCTTGAAACAGGACTTAACGATCGAATTTTGCTGGAAGGCCGAGTCAATTTGCATATATCGAACTAATTACAGGCAAAACGTGATTAGATGAGATTGAATTGGTTTGAATCAAGTTGAGTTTGGGCGATGTCAATGGCTTCCGAAAGCTGCCTGGAACCTGGCGCAGTGCAAGTTCAAATGGGGGTTCATTAAAGGGAATCGTAAAATATATTCGCCGGCAATAACAGCGCACTTCACCTGCTCGAATGCTTTGCGGGTTGGctttattttacatttaacTGACTCAGGGGGGTACGGTCTAAAGTCAAAATCTGTCAACCTAAAGCGCAAAAGCGGTTTGcgttaaaaaacaacaaaaacatgaTACATTTAAGCTCACACTAGCGAATGTTCAATTGACTTAAGTGACTATATAAGAGGTATTATTCGCCGCTAAGGGGATCAGTATTTCGGCGTCGATTATGGAGCTACCACTTGCCCTCGTCCTGCTGTCCGGCTGTGCTCTCGGCTACGCCCATGGACACGCCCTTCAATTACGTGAGTTCCGCCCCTTTTAACACCCAACTGATATAATTCAGTTTCAAATTTCGCGCATTTCAGCATCAGGCGTTCAAAGGTGCGAACTCATGGACGATAGCTGCCTGCTGAAAGGAGTGgagtttgttttaaaaaactacgCCAAGAGCGGCGTCAAAGAACTTGGACTGATTCCTCTGGATCCGCTGCACATCAACAAGTTCCAAATCGGCAGGAACCCCCACAGTCCAGTAAACATAGATCTCAGTTTTCGCGATGTTGATCTCCTCGGTCTAGGCGATGCGATTCCCAAAAGAGTGGGGTAAAAACAGGCTCTTTACAGGCCTTGACAG
This window contains:
- the LOC123257274 gene encoding protein takeout, which encodes MTGVILAIVLCLSVAVKAEFPDDPKPCKYGDGDCIVKLVNTMFEERSSVADPSLNLKQLDPLKVETMTISQGEDKSPVAINLKFTNNLLYGIKGLRFTKVKGFDKDLTAVHEIKGVTKVFSMVGPYTINGKVLILPISGTGQSNITLANMKAIIRFSGKAVEKNGDTYLDVDDLKLSIKPETIHFHFGNLFNGDKALGDNMNVFLNENSEAIYKETAPAVEKAFGNKFMEIVKDVFSAHPYAKLFAQE